Proteins from a genomic interval of Dunckerocampus dactyliophorus isolate RoL2022-P2 chromosome 5, RoL_Ddac_1.1, whole genome shotgun sequence:
- the LOC129181115 gene encoding galactose-specific lectin nattectin-like: MAFAPRLLFLLCGISGLLAGSCPFPLKTGRCPVGWTQLDDRCFIFQNVDVNFATAETICNILGGNLASIHSNLENEVIRQLIFEGTGFTRHTWIGFSDSIQEGNYIWTDGSQVDFTDWETGRPNNNGNQDCAVVNFNNVDNWNDIRCRQIRPLICARDLKYHN; the protein is encoded by the exons ATGGCATTTGCTCCTCGTTTGTTGTTTCTGCTGTGTGGCATCAGTGGGCTGCTGGCAGGAAGT TGTCCTTTTCCATTGAAGACAGGTCGCTGTCCTGTGGGCTGGACTCAGTTGGACGATCGCTGTTTCATCTTCCAAAATGTGGACGTTAACTTTGCTACCGCAGAG ACCATCTGCAATATTCTTGGTGGGAACCTGGCCTCCATTCACAGTAATCTGGAAAATGAAGTAATTAGACAATTGATTTTCGAAGGAACTGGCTTTACCAGACACACCTGGATTGGATTCAGTGACtcaatacag GAGGGAAACTATATTTGGACTGATGGCTCACAGGTAGATTTCACTGACTGGGAAACTGGCCGCCCAAACAACAACGGAAACCAAGACTGTGCAGTGGTCAACTTCAACAACG TTGATAACTGGAACGATATCCGATGCCGGCAGATAAGACCTTTAATTTGTGCCAGAGATTTGAAATATCACAATTAA
- the setd6 gene encoding N-lysine methyltransferase setd6 isoform X1 — protein MASEAKRPKEDDVPLQNFLQWCDRVGLVLSSKVYVSKEGAVADYGMFAKDHIEEGEVLFTIPRSALLHQGTTKVFDLLEREKGSLESSSGWVPLLLALLYEYTSPQSHWRPYLSLWTDFKTLDHPMFWSKEDRDHLLKGSGIPEAVDTDLTNIQREYKDVVLPFMAKHPHLWKPDTHTLDMYTQLVAFVMAYSFQEPQEDDDDEEEKPSNPPMMVPMADMLNHVSNHNANLEFTPDSLKMVCVCPIKKGQEVFNTYGQMANWQLLHMYGFTEAYPSNINDTVDIPVANLHKVATQDPDMDQQLLKKKWEMLREMMQAKGAIVFGKHGCLTDTELHTVLKVLCMSKEEFSDFRDNEGWEEEDEDEEEAFSNEGLSGLKTKWKWLIHEAACLTVRSYSDELKEGEREGSVDRDQRLMEDKAALAGLTSRQKNALQVRYGQKSILYKVMELTKT, from the exons ATGGCATCAGAAGCCAAACGACCAAAGGAAG ATGATGTTCCCCTACAGAACTTCCTACAGTGGTGTGACCGTGTTGGATTGGTACTCAGCAGTAAG GTCTATGTGAGTAAAGAAGGCGCAGTGGCAGACTATGGGATGTTTGCTAAGGACCACATTGAGGAAGGGGAGGTCTTATTCACCATTCCCAGGTCGGCTCTTCTTCACCAAGGGACGACAAAAGTCTTTGACCTGCTTGAGCGAG AGAAGGGGTCCCTGGAGAGCTCGTCAGGCTGGGTGCCCCTCCTTCTGGCTCTGCTGTATGAGTATACGTCACCACAATCTCACTGGAGACCTTACCTGTCGCTCTGGACTGACTTTAAGACTCTAGATCATCCTATGTTCTG GTCAAAGGAGGACAGAGACCATCTGCTGAAGGGAAGTGGTATTCCAGAGGCTGTGGACACAGACCTGACCAACATCCAGAGGGAGTACAAGGATGTTGTCCTGCCCTTCATGGCCAAGCATCCTCACCTGTGGaaacctgacacacacacgctggaCATGTACACACAGTTGGTGGCTTTTGTCATGGCCTACAG TTTCCAAGAGCCAcaagaagatgatgatgatgaggaagagAAGCCCTCCAATCCACCAATGATGGTTCCTATGGCCGACATGCTCAACCATGTGTCCAATCACAATGCTAATCTGGAGTTCACACCA GACAGTTTGAAGATGGTGTGCGTGTGTCCTATAAAGAAAGGCCAGGAGGTGTTCAACACATATGGGCAGATGGCCAACTGGCAACTCCTGCACATGTACGGCTTTACAGAAGCGTATCCTAGCAACATCAACGACACAGTGGACATCCCAGTCGCCAACCTGCATAAAGTCGCCACTCAAG ATCCAGACATGGACCAGCAGCTGCTGAAGAAGAAGTGGGAGATGCTGCGTGAGATGATGCAGGCGAAAGGAGCAATTGTTTTTGGCAAACACGGCTGCCTCACTGACACAGAGCTACACACAGTGctgaag GTGCTGTGCATGTCCAAGGAGGAGTTCTCAGACTTCAGGGACAATGAAGGATGggaggaagaagatgaagatgaagaagaggcTTTCTCCAATGAGGGGCTCTCCGGGTTGAAGACCAAGTGGAAGTGGCTCATCCATGAAGCGGCCTGCCTGACTGTGAGATCATACAGTGATGAGCTGAAGGAAGGAGAACGTGAGGGAAGTGTGGACAGAGACCAGCGCCTAATGGAGGACAAGGCTGCACTGGCAGGGCTGACCAGCAGGCAGAAGAATGCACTGCAAGTCCGCTATGGACAGAAGAGCATCCTGTACAAAGTCATGGAGCTCACAAAGACATGA
- the setd6 gene encoding N-lysine methyltransferase setd6 isoform X2, producing MRVDDVPLQNFLQWCDRVGLVLSSKVYVSKEGAVADYGMFAKDHIEEGEVLFTIPRSALLHQGTTKVFDLLEREKGSLESSSGWVPLLLALLYEYTSPQSHWRPYLSLWTDFKTLDHPMFWSKEDRDHLLKGSGIPEAVDTDLTNIQREYKDVVLPFMAKHPHLWKPDTHTLDMYTQLVAFVMAYSFQEPQEDDDDEEEKPSNPPMMVPMADMLNHVSNHNANLEFTPDSLKMVCVCPIKKGQEVFNTYGQMANWQLLHMYGFTEAYPSNINDTVDIPVANLHKVATQDPDMDQQLLKKKWEMLREMMQAKGAIVFGKHGCLTDTELHTVLKVLCMSKEEFSDFRDNEGWEEEDEDEEEAFSNEGLSGLKTKWKWLIHEAACLTVRSYSDELKEGEREGSVDRDQRLMEDKAALAGLTSRQKNALQVRYGQKSILYKVMELTKT from the exons ATGAGG GTAGATGATGTTCCCCTACAGAACTTCCTACAGTGGTGTGACCGTGTTGGATTGGTACTCAGCAGTAAG GTCTATGTGAGTAAAGAAGGCGCAGTGGCAGACTATGGGATGTTTGCTAAGGACCACATTGAGGAAGGGGAGGTCTTATTCACCATTCCCAGGTCGGCTCTTCTTCACCAAGGGACGACAAAAGTCTTTGACCTGCTTGAGCGAG AGAAGGGGTCCCTGGAGAGCTCGTCAGGCTGGGTGCCCCTCCTTCTGGCTCTGCTGTATGAGTATACGTCACCACAATCTCACTGGAGACCTTACCTGTCGCTCTGGACTGACTTTAAGACTCTAGATCATCCTATGTTCTG GTCAAAGGAGGACAGAGACCATCTGCTGAAGGGAAGTGGTATTCCAGAGGCTGTGGACACAGACCTGACCAACATCCAGAGGGAGTACAAGGATGTTGTCCTGCCCTTCATGGCCAAGCATCCTCACCTGTGGaaacctgacacacacacgctggaCATGTACACACAGTTGGTGGCTTTTGTCATGGCCTACAG TTTCCAAGAGCCAcaagaagatgatgatgatgaggaagagAAGCCCTCCAATCCACCAATGATGGTTCCTATGGCCGACATGCTCAACCATGTGTCCAATCACAATGCTAATCTGGAGTTCACACCA GACAGTTTGAAGATGGTGTGCGTGTGTCCTATAAAGAAAGGCCAGGAGGTGTTCAACACATATGGGCAGATGGCCAACTGGCAACTCCTGCACATGTACGGCTTTACAGAAGCGTATCCTAGCAACATCAACGACACAGTGGACATCCCAGTCGCCAACCTGCATAAAGTCGCCACTCAAG ATCCAGACATGGACCAGCAGCTGCTGAAGAAGAAGTGGGAGATGCTGCGTGAGATGATGCAGGCGAAAGGAGCAATTGTTTTTGGCAAACACGGCTGCCTCACTGACACAGAGCTACACACAGTGctgaag GTGCTGTGCATGTCCAAGGAGGAGTTCTCAGACTTCAGGGACAATGAAGGATGggaggaagaagatgaagatgaagaagaggcTTTCTCCAATGAGGGGCTCTCCGGGTTGAAGACCAAGTGGAAGTGGCTCATCCATGAAGCGGCCTGCCTGACTGTGAGATCATACAGTGATGAGCTGAAGGAAGGAGAACGTGAGGGAAGTGTGGACAGAGACCAGCGCCTAATGGAGGACAAGGCTGCACTGGCAGGGCTGACCAGCAGGCAGAAGAATGCACTGCAAGTCCGCTATGGACAGAAGAGCATCCTGTACAAAGTCATGGAGCTCACAAAGACATGA